Proteins from a single region of Lujinxingia litoralis:
- a CDS encoding tetratricopeptide repeat protein: MKNLQTTRSIFGALIVALLVSPAAEVWAQDISAQERERATTDDILDSASRRLDEQAATESERQVESDLEAETDVTLDQVEDEQRTMSVEEIEALKRRLEAQNRRMITQLDEIIARSPYSDQKPDWMFQKAELLWELRNMEYVRARTEYNACLDAVYEGTLDESECPEPMPDYAEAQTIYEDILREYPDYNRLDEVIFRLGSGLIEANQGAQAVGYLQRLVTNYPNSRYLPDAYLALGEFFFDQKQAGVAKMNYEKVLQYEQYRNYDYALYKLAWSHFNNGEHRESADTFKQVIARADSAAWNFLQTQASNDLMLALAEIEEGWIEARDYFLEIRDIDYTYEQISRMAGYLELQGKDADALAAYEWFLAERPDHPSVPDWMDAIVRSLRRNDFAAYEARVQQYVAYLNPNGTWYRNNAEEERARSNADLLVEGNLARLANHYHRQAQRGGPREDYATAADYYQQFIDRFPDHPASFDMTFFLGEIYLYNLEDFERAALQYQLVVDLYKNDNVPEEAKPEEVEALVRDAAYAVVSSYNELVKTNHPDSILVEMAARAGESPEATSQTMTSATDAGETPPIPRTDLLKYEEGFVHASDQFSEMYPTEDVTPTVDYVAAEVYKSRGHYDNCIPRYESIIENAPRHTYASYAGNSLLEANYRLQRWNEVEKWARHLLENEIFDVTPRDNLTQSIAFAINEKAIDLKEEGKVEEAATEMLRLAGEFPQSEFASGAVFNAAAIYEGGGEVNRAVELYQRVVDTYPASEEAPNALYVMGLIFESRADLAQAATYFARLGEENYRSFEKAGDAVYNAAVLRAAMEQWDDAIATYESYLEYFGETVEADEVNTIELEMAYLEKNRENWEGARTRFENFLKKDGVKGAEIVEVNLELGLLAERMQPRDWEKVADGYFAASVSTWQELDDEQKLASRAFAAQARFHQGEAVFRKFVDVKLSFPVSRLTRLAQEKATFQQEAEQIFGEVIAMQSPRWVAAAAYRIGQSYKDFAEGLFALPLPEGLTPDQEFEYELSVEDLAFPLQERALTAFNRALELALQYEAYNEWSRLSAQEISALEREAYPITGQDGVSVEHNRTEFFAPAPVTDMSVVAERGAKRLERRPKPEPAPALDENGQPVESAPEAPATEQGATPAS, encoded by the coding sequence ATGAAAAACCTTCAGACCACCCGATCGATTTTCGGAGCGCTGATCGTGGCGCTTCTCGTCAGCCCTGCCGCCGAAGTGTGGGCGCAGGATATCAGTGCCCAGGAGCGCGAGCGCGCAACCACCGACGATATTCTCGACTCGGCATCGCGCCGCCTTGATGAGCAGGCCGCCACCGAGAGCGAGCGCCAGGTCGAGTCCGATCTGGAGGCCGAAACGGACGTGACCCTCGACCAGGTCGAGGACGAGCAGCGTACGATGTCCGTGGAGGAGATCGAGGCGCTCAAGCGGCGTCTGGAGGCTCAGAACCGGCGGATGATCACTCAGCTCGACGAGATCATTGCCCGTTCTCCCTACTCCGATCAGAAGCCCGACTGGATGTTCCAGAAGGCGGAGCTGCTCTGGGAGTTGCGCAACATGGAGTACGTGCGCGCTCGCACCGAGTACAACGCCTGTCTGGATGCGGTCTACGAAGGGACGCTCGACGAGAGCGAGTGCCCGGAGCCGATGCCGGATTACGCCGAAGCGCAGACGATTTACGAAGATATTCTGCGCGAGTACCCGGACTACAATCGCCTGGATGAGGTGATTTTCCGCCTGGGAAGCGGGCTGATCGAGGCCAATCAGGGCGCCCAGGCCGTCGGCTACCTCCAGCGCCTGGTCACCAACTACCCCAACTCGCGTTATCTCCCGGATGCCTACCTGGCGCTGGGTGAGTTCTTCTTCGACCAGAAGCAAGCTGGCGTGGCGAAGATGAACTACGAGAAGGTGCTGCAGTACGAACAGTACCGCAACTACGACTACGCGCTCTACAAGCTCGCCTGGTCGCACTTCAACAACGGCGAACATCGCGAGAGTGCCGATACCTTTAAGCAGGTCATCGCGCGTGCCGATTCGGCGGCCTGGAACTTCCTGCAGACTCAGGCCAGCAACGACTTGATGCTGGCTCTGGCCGAGATCGAAGAGGGCTGGATCGAGGCGCGGGATTACTTCCTTGAAATCCGCGACATCGATTACACCTACGAGCAGATCAGCCGTATGGCGGGCTACCTGGAACTCCAGGGTAAGGATGCCGACGCGCTGGCGGCCTATGAGTGGTTCCTGGCAGAGCGCCCGGACCACCCCTCGGTGCCCGACTGGATGGACGCGATTGTGCGTTCGTTGCGTCGTAATGACTTTGCGGCCTACGAGGCGCGGGTTCAGCAGTACGTGGCCTACCTCAACCCCAACGGCACCTGGTACCGCAACAACGCCGAGGAGGAGCGCGCGCGCTCCAACGCCGATCTGCTTGTCGAAGGTAACCTGGCGCGTCTGGCCAACCACTACCACCGTCAGGCCCAGCGTGGCGGTCCGCGTGAGGACTACGCCACCGCGGCCGATTACTACCAGCAGTTTATCGACCGCTTCCCGGATCACCCGGCATCGTTCGATATGACTTTCTTCCTGGGTGAGATTTACCTCTACAACCTGGAAGACTTCGAGCGCGCGGCGCTGCAGTACCAGCTGGTGGTCGATCTCTATAAGAACGACAACGTGCCGGAAGAGGCCAAGCCCGAAGAGGTCGAGGCCCTGGTTCGCGACGCGGCCTACGCGGTGGTGAGTTCGTACAACGAGCTGGTGAAGACCAATCACCCGGACTCAATCCTGGTGGAGATGGCCGCTCGTGCCGGAGAGTCCCCGGAGGCCACGTCGCAGACAATGACCTCGGCGACCGATGCTGGAGAAACTCCCCCAATTCCCCGTACTGACTTGCTCAAGTACGAAGAAGGGTTTGTGCACGCGAGTGACCAGTTCTCGGAGATGTACCCCACCGAGGACGTGACTCCCACGGTCGACTACGTGGCTGCCGAGGTCTACAAGAGCCGCGGTCACTACGATAACTGCATCCCGCGTTACGAGAGCATCATTGAGAACGCGCCTCGCCACACCTATGCCAGCTACGCCGGTAACAGCCTCCTGGAGGCCAACTACCGTCTGCAGCGCTGGAACGAAGTGGAGAAGTGGGCGCGTCACTTGCTTGAGAACGAGATCTTCGATGTCACTCCGCGTGATAACCTCACGCAGTCCATCGCGTTTGCCATCAACGAGAAGGCGATCGACCTGAAGGAAGAGGGTAAAGTCGAAGAGGCTGCCACCGAGATGCTGCGCCTTGCCGGCGAGTTCCCGCAGTCGGAGTTCGCCTCGGGCGCGGTGTTTAACGCGGCGGCGATTTACGAGGGTGGCGGCGAGGTGAATCGCGCCGTGGAGCTTTACCAGCGCGTGGTTGACACCTACCCGGCGTCGGAAGAGGCGCCGAACGCTCTCTACGTCATGGGCTTGATCTTCGAATCTCGCGCAGACCTGGCTCAGGCCGCGACCTACTTCGCTCGCCTCGGCGAGGAGAACTACCGCAGCTTCGAGAAGGCCGGGGATGCGGTGTACAACGCCGCGGTCCTTCGTGCCGCGATGGAACAGTGGGACGACGCGATCGCGACCTATGAGTCGTACCTGGAGTACTTCGGTGAGACGGTCGAGGCCGACGAGGTCAACACCATCGAGCTGGAGATGGCCTACCTGGAGAAGAATCGCGAGAACTGGGAAGGCGCTCGTACCCGTTTTGAGAACTTCCTCAAGAAAGACGGCGTCAAGGGTGCTGAAATCGTCGAGGTGAACCTCGAACTGGGCCTCCTGGCCGAGCGTATGCAGCCGCGTGACTGGGAGAAGGTCGCCGACGGCTACTTTGCGGCCTCGGTGAGCACCTGGCAGGAACTGGATGACGAGCAGAAGCTTGCCAGCCGTGCCTTTGCTGCGCAGGCGCGCTTCCATCAGGGCGAGGCGGTCTTCCGCAAGTTTGTGGATGTGAAGCTCTCCTTCCCGGTGTCGCGTCTGACGCGACTGGCTCAGGAGAAAGCGACCTTCCAGCAGGAAGCCGAGCAGATCTTCGGTGAGGTTATCGCCATGCAGAGCCCGCGCTGGGTGGCTGCGGCGGCCTACCGCATCGGTCAGAGCTACAAGGACTTTGCCGAAGGGCTCTTCGCGCTGCCCCTGCCCGAAGGCCTGACCCCGGATCAGGAGTTTGAATACGAACTCTCGGTGGAAGACCTGGCGTTCCCGCTTCAGGAGCGTGCGCTTACCGCGTTCAACCGGGCTCTGGAACTCGCGCTTCAGTACGAGGCGTATAACGAGTGGAGCCGACTCTCCGCGCAGGAAATCAGCGCGTTGGAGCGGGAAGCCTACCCGATCACCGGGCAGGACGGTGTGAGCGTGGAGCATAATCGCACCGAGTTCTTTGCTCCGGCTCCGGTCACCGACATGTCGGTGGTGGCAGAGCGGGGCGCAAAACGCCTGGAGCGTCGCCCGAAACCCGAGCCGGCGCCGGCGCTCGATGAAAATGGCCAGCCTGTGGAATCTGCTCCGGAGGCCCCGGCCACCGAGCAAGGCGCTACTCCGGCCTCCTAA
- a CDS encoding outer membrane beta-barrel domain-containing protein: MTTAKYKWSAAAVLMAAGLLLSATPAVAQQGLDQELSEYWTSDRDLEVLTDRLYQREGRIGAGLYAGLLSSEPFFYYIPVGARVSYHFSDQLGVEVGGAFMDAPGVLSHNTQLTDFLITDRGEAAFDTGLDTEDRFLWRANALVMWSPFYGKLALLQRKLAHFDLNVAAGLGVGGVERPDLAREELSNEVTIEAVLGAGAHFFVTPDLTVRLDGRGYIYRGAEFTDNQDSFFGQIRMPVEFLVGASYHF, encoded by the coding sequence ATGACGACCGCGAAGTATAAATGGAGCGCCGCTGCGGTGCTCATGGCTGCCGGGCTACTGCTGAGTGCGACGCCCGCCGTCGCGCAGCAGGGGCTGGACCAGGAACTCTCCGAGTACTGGACCAGCGACCGAGATCTGGAGGTGCTCACCGACCGCCTCTACCAGCGCGAGGGACGCATCGGGGCCGGTCTCTACGCCGGCCTGCTCTCCAGCGAGCCCTTCTTTTACTACATCCCGGTGGGAGCTCGCGTCAGCTACCACTTCAGTGACCAACTCGGTGTGGAAGTGGGCGGAGCGTTTATGGATGCTCCGGGCGTACTCAGCCATAACACCCAGTTGACCGACTTTCTCATCACCGACCGTGGTGAGGCGGCGTTTGACACCGGGCTTGATACCGAAGACCGCTTCCTGTGGCGGGCCAACGCCCTGGTGATGTGGAGCCCCTTCTACGGCAAACTCGCGCTCTTGCAGCGCAAGTTGGCACACTTTGACCTTAACGTCGCCGCGGGTCTGGGCGTCGGCGGGGTGGAGCGTCCGGACCTCGCGCGTGAAGAGCTCTCCAACGAGGTCACCATCGAAGCTGTCCTGGGAGCCGGGGCGCACTTCTTTGTGACGCCGGATCTGACCGTTCGCCTGGATGGGCGCGGTTATATCTATCGGGGCGCTGAGTTTACGGACAATCAGGACTCCTTCTTCGGTCAGATTCGTATGCCGGTGGAGTTTCTGGTGGGGGCCTCCTACCACTTCTAA
- a CDS encoding outer membrane beta-barrel domain-containing protein — translation MNAKRIQAPLWAMVVALTVGLFASPALAQEPSAAAPEEEASGDDGLPEVDEDDPMYWAQMRDVFVMQQRAFLKEGRFALTVYGGVIPNNIFEQYFPLGLRANYFLLENIGLELATSFALKRPTGLQETLEDEAGAGAESVLIGDSQLSHTNFGLVWSPVYGKLAYYNDRLIYLDMNIYGGAGMTVVQTQSDFNAAPSTTVKPEGVLGAGLALYLGEHAAVRADYRQFIFQKVKSGVAKPSEVSLGFSWFF, via the coding sequence GTGAATGCCAAGCGAATTCAAGCCCCCCTGTGGGCGATGGTGGTGGCGCTGACCGTGGGGCTCTTCGCGTCACCAGCCCTGGCTCAGGAGCCGTCGGCCGCGGCGCCCGAGGAAGAGGCTTCCGGCGACGATGGTCTGCCCGAGGTTGACGAAGACGACCCGATGTACTGGGCGCAGATGCGTGATGTCTTCGTCATGCAGCAGCGCGCGTTTCTCAAAGAAGGGCGTTTTGCGTTGACCGTGTACGGCGGCGTCATCCCCAACAACATCTTTGAGCAGTATTTCCCCCTGGGATTGCGCGCGAACTACTTCCTGCTGGAGAACATCGGCCTGGAACTCGCGACCTCCTTTGCCTTGAAGCGCCCCACCGGCCTTCAGGAGACCCTGGAGGATGAAGCCGGTGCCGGGGCCGAGAGTGTGCTCATCGGCGATAGCCAGCTCTCTCATACCAACTTCGGTCTGGTCTGGAGCCCGGTCTACGGCAAACTCGCGTATTATAATGACCGCTTGATTTACCTGGACATGAACATCTACGGCGGCGCCGGCATGACCGTGGTTCAGACCCAGAGCGACTTCAACGCCGCCCCCTCCACGACGGTCAAGCCCGAGGGTGTGCTGGGGGCAGGTCTGGCGCTCTACCTGGGGGAACACGCCGCAGTGCGCGCGGACTACCGCCAGTTTATCTTCCAGAAGGTCAAGAGCGGGGTGGCGAAGCCCTCGGAGGTTTCGCTGGGCTTTAGCTGGTTCTTCTAA
- a CDS encoding VWA domain-containing protein, with protein sequence MTYGLSSERRRSKRLARLSWATLMGLAGVTLLGATGCDTVARISFSERRFNSVQPISFNEAGGQCGGLSGQASLGFVLLANDSTPIKPDDDVSLQAVNLDRETVSFSTGSVFSMPDRVCAGTAECPDSFVCSVADQGGTDFGNRCHLSTTVETAGAPTFVGQDESSHALGVLVSRAGSWRGFLPRDVGELVQVDAEAQQIAGPDIGPNRARATDYNGRRHSALSAVLSSWNTVAQMVREDGRQSFFGLWSYGGSSASVFSHVDEVSAGKLWTTSSPQAQSAYKNLTDASTTEGNRNFLYGGILEVLEQGFSDAALADVESRTLVVITDNPDSFQTSSNSAEQVIARAEQMGVSLVFVHIDPAIDANLLRDDHVYYQGKEECASNDDCRNFEECRQVQYFRASGGAPDSIQYPGDDKLDATYCMPARDESGRVGPIAEFQNIACSTGGAYRYLPSSGIPIVRDAMSYLPAYMEAGWTVDVAVGAVESELLFPGEAFRLQTVMSVDVGGTNDSYDFGQKGSVSGVNGDPASTDTRATFFVP encoded by the coding sequence ATGACATACGGCTTGAGTTCGGAGCGACGCCGGTCCAAGCGCCTGGCGCGCTTGTCCTGGGCGACCTTAATGGGGCTTGCTGGTGTGACCCTTCTCGGGGCCACGGGCTGCGATACCGTGGCTCGGATCAGCTTCTCGGAGCGTCGCTTCAACAGCGTGCAGCCCATCAGCTTCAATGAAGCGGGCGGTCAGTGCGGCGGTCTTTCGGGGCAGGCCAGTCTGGGCTTTGTGCTCCTGGCCAACGACTCCACGCCGATCAAGCCTGATGATGACGTCTCCTTGCAGGCGGTAAACCTGGACCGAGAGACGGTGAGCTTTAGCACCGGGTCGGTCTTCTCGATGCCTGACCGGGTATGCGCCGGCACTGCCGAGTGTCCGGACTCGTTTGTGTGCTCCGTGGCGGACCAGGGCGGCACGGATTTCGGGAACCGGTGCCATCTTAGCACCACGGTGGAGACAGCGGGGGCACCAACCTTCGTAGGCCAGGATGAGTCCAGCCATGCTCTCGGGGTGCTCGTGTCTCGCGCGGGGTCCTGGCGTGGCTTTTTGCCTCGCGACGTGGGTGAACTGGTCCAGGTCGATGCAGAAGCTCAGCAGATCGCCGGTCCGGATATTGGTCCGAACCGCGCCCGCGCGACTGACTATAATGGTCGTCGCCACAGCGCGCTTAGCGCAGTGTTGAGCAGCTGGAATACGGTCGCTCAGATGGTACGCGAGGATGGGCGCCAGAGCTTCTTCGGGCTCTGGTCTTATGGTGGATCCAGCGCCTCGGTGTTCTCGCACGTGGATGAGGTCTCCGCGGGTAAGCTCTGGACGACGAGCAGCCCTCAGGCGCAGTCGGCGTATAAAAACCTCACGGATGCGAGCACCACCGAGGGCAACCGTAACTTCCTCTACGGCGGGATTCTCGAAGTCCTGGAGCAGGGCTTTAGCGATGCGGCTCTCGCTGACGTGGAGTCCCGCACGCTGGTGGTGATCACCGACAACCCGGACTCCTTCCAAACGAGCAGCAACAGCGCCGAGCAGGTGATCGCGCGGGCCGAGCAGATGGGGGTCTCCCTGGTGTTCGTGCACATCGACCCCGCAATCGACGCGAACCTCCTGCGTGACGACCACGTGTACTATCAGGGCAAAGAAGAGTGCGCGTCTAACGACGACTGCCGCAACTTCGAGGAGTGCCGCCAGGTCCAGTATTTCCGTGCCTCCGGTGGAGCGCCGGACTCTATCCAGTACCCGGGCGATGACAAGCTCGACGCGACCTATTGCATGCCGGCGCGCGATGAGAGCGGTCGGGTGGGGCCGATTGCCGAGTTCCAGAACATCGCCTGCAGCACCGGCGGCGCGTACCGCTACCTTCCGTCCTCCGGGATCCCGATTGTGCGCGACGCCATGAGCTATCTGCCCGCTTATATGGAGGCCGGCTGGACGGTTGATGTGGCGGTGGGAGCAGTGGAATCCGAGCTGCTCTTCCCCGGGGAGGCCTTCCGCCTGCAGACGGTGATGAGCGTGGATGTTGGCGGGACCAACGACTCGTACGATTTCGGTCAGAAGGGCAGCGTCTCGGGTGTGAACGGAGACCCCGCTTCGACCGATACGCGCGCGACCTTCTTTGTGCCCTGA
- a CDS encoding deoxycytidylate deaminase produces the protein MDERASWDDYFMAIAAQVATRATCDRKHVGAVIVRQRTILSTGYNGSVRGLEHCDEVGHMMEGGHCVRTIHAEANAIIQAARNGVAIDGADIYITASPCWQCFKMIVNAGIRRIIFGEFYRDARIYKVASTLGIELLQLGEGQKGADEKKVPAE, from the coding sequence ATGGACGAGCGCGCAAGCTGGGATGACTATTTCATGGCAATCGCCGCTCAGGTGGCGACCCGCGCGACCTGCGATCGCAAACACGTGGGCGCGGTGATCGTACGCCAGCGCACGATTCTCTCAACCGGCTATAACGGCAGTGTGCGGGGCCTGGAGCACTGCGATGAAGTCGGCCATATGATGGAGGGAGGCCACTGCGTGCGAACCATTCATGCCGAGGCCAACGCGATCATTCAGGCCGCGCGCAATGGGGTGGCCATTGATGGCGCTGACATCTACATCACGGCGTCTCCCTGCTGGCAGTGTTTTAAAATGATCGTCAACGCCGGGATCCGTCGCATCATCTTTGGCGAGTTCTACCGGGACGCTCGGATCTACAAGGTTGCCAGCACCCTGGGCATTGAGCTTCTGCAGCTCGGTGAGGGCCAAAAAGGGGCCGACGAAAAAAAAGTACCGGCAGAGTAA
- a CDS encoding nicotinate phosphoribosyltransferase, which yields MAAWLDHIALYTDLYELTMAQGYFREGKADQRACFDYFYRTPPFSGGYVVFAGLATLLEILEDLHFDAASLEFLKEQGFDADFLARLSEFRFQAEIRSPPEGTLIFPYAPVLQVRGTLLEAQLVETLLLNLVNFQSLIATKASRMREVAGERLLVDFGLRRAHGFGGLHASRAAVVGGFDATSNVLAGMHYNIPLSGTLAHAWIQSFDREIDAFRTFAEHYGDASVLLVDTYDTLKSGVPNAITIAGELRARGHELKAIRLDSGDLAYLARRARKMLDDAGFPDVKIAASNNLDEHVIRSLLVDQQAPIDIFGVGTQLVTAYDDPALGGVYKLATLDEVPRIKLSDSLRKMTFPGDKQVFRIRDAEGQFYADAVALDHQTHVERIHHPHEPHKEVDISQLDQELLLQPVMQHGERIGTLHSAFEARAYCRQQLAQLPAEHRRFHNPHLYKVGLSTALRDQRDEAVARARKHLSDRPT from the coding sequence ATGGCGGCCTGGCTGGACCACATCGCTCTTTACACCGACCTCTACGAGCTGACCATGGCTCAGGGCTACTTCCGGGAGGGCAAGGCCGACCAACGCGCCTGCTTTGACTACTTCTACCGCACCCCGCCCTTCTCGGGAGGATATGTGGTCTTTGCCGGGCTGGCCACGCTGCTGGAGATCCTGGAGGATCTGCACTTCGACGCCGCCTCGCTGGAGTTTTTAAAGGAACAGGGCTTTGACGCCGACTTTCTGGCCCGTCTGAGCGAGTTTCGTTTCCAGGCCGAGATTCGCTCGCCGCCTGAAGGGACGCTGATCTTCCCTTACGCCCCGGTGCTTCAGGTACGGGGCACCCTGCTGGAAGCCCAACTGGTCGAGACGCTTCTTCTGAACCTGGTCAACTTCCAGTCGCTCATCGCCACCAAAGCCTCGCGCATGCGCGAAGTCGCCGGCGAGCGCCTCCTGGTCGACTTCGGACTGCGGCGAGCCCATGGCTTTGGCGGCCTGCACGCCTCACGCGCGGCGGTGGTCGGTGGCTTTGATGCCACGTCCAACGTACTCGCGGGCATGCATTACAACATCCCCCTCTCGGGCACCCTGGCCCATGCCTGGATTCAGTCCTTTGATCGTGAAATCGACGCCTTCCGCACTTTCGCCGAGCACTACGGCGACGCCTCAGTGCTCCTCGTCGACACCTACGACACACTCAAAAGCGGTGTCCCCAACGCCATCACGATCGCCGGCGAGCTGCGGGCCCGCGGCCACGAGCTCAAAGCCATCCGCCTCGACAGCGGTGATCTGGCCTACCTGGCACGGCGCGCCCGGAAGATGCTTGATGACGCCGGCTTCCCCGACGTCAAAATCGCCGCCTCCAACAACCTCGACGAGCACGTGATCCGCAGCCTGCTCGTCGATCAGCAGGCCCCGATCGACATCTTCGGCGTAGGCACCCAGCTGGTCACCGCTTACGATGACCCGGCACTGGGCGGAGTCTACAAACTCGCCACGCTCGACGAAGTCCCCCGCATCAAGCTCTCCGACAGCCTGCGCAAGATGACCTTCCCGGGCGATAAACAGGTCTTCCGGATCCGTGACGCCGAGGGCCAGTTCTACGCCGATGCCGTCGCGCTTGATCACCAGACGCATGTCGAACGCATCCATCATCCCCACGAGCCCCACAAAGAGGTGGACATCAGCCAGCTCGACCAGGAGTTGCTGCTCCAGCCGGTGATGCAACATGGCGAGCGAATCGGCACGCTGCACTCGGCCTTTGAAGCCCGCGCTTATTGCCGCCAGCAGCTCGCGCAGCTCCCGGCCGAACACCGACGCTTTCACAACCCACACCTCTATAAGGTAGGACTGAGCACGGCGCTGCGCGATCAACGCGATGAGGCCGTGGCGCGGGCGCGCAAGCACCTGAGCGATCGTCCGACATGA
- a CDS encoding response regulator, with translation MSKLILIVEDEHDLVQNLEYNLRREGFEAISAATGHQALARLKERPLPDLLLLDLMLPDLSGYEVCRRVRADQTTRHIPVLMLTARGEEHERVQGFESGADDYVVKPFNVRELMLRVRAVLRRTESAEEEPRPGEVIFGRLKVDLPGVRVWVDEEPVSLTALEFRLLETLFSRRGRAQSREVLLSDVWDIQADVMTRTVDTHIKRLREKLGPCGAYIETLRGIGYRFCATPPEQG, from the coding sequence ATGTCCAAGCTCATTCTCATCGTCGAAGACGAACACGACCTGGTTCAAAACCTCGAGTACAACCTGCGGCGGGAGGGGTTCGAGGCGATCTCGGCGGCCACCGGGCATCAGGCGCTTGCTCGCCTCAAAGAGCGCCCGCTTCCCGATCTCCTCCTCCTTGATTTGATGCTCCCGGATCTCTCGGGCTACGAGGTCTGCCGCCGGGTGCGCGCCGACCAGACCACTCGCCATATCCCGGTGTTGATGCTGACCGCCCGTGGCGAGGAACACGAGCGGGTGCAGGGCTTTGAGTCCGGAGCCGACGACTACGTGGTCAAACCCTTCAACGTGCGCGAGCTGATGCTCCGGGTCCGCGCCGTGCTTCGCCGCACCGAAAGTGCCGAGGAGGAACCTCGCCCCGGCGAGGTGATCTTCGGACGACTCAAAGTCGACCTCCCCGGCGTGCGCGTCTGGGTGGATGAAGAGCCGGTCAGCCTCACTGCGCTGGAGTTTCGCCTCCTGGAGACCCTCTTCTCCCGGCGCGGCCGCGCCCAGTCGCGCGAGGTCCTCTTAAGTGATGTGTGGGACATTCAGGCCGACGTGATGACGCGCACGGTCGACACGCACATCAAGCGCCTGCGCGAGAAGCTCGGCCCCTGCGGGGCCTACATCGAAACCCTGCGCGGGATCGGCTACCGCTTCTGCGCCACGCCTCCTGAACAGGGCTGA
- a CDS encoding sensor histidine kinase, with the protein MFLTFRSKIFAIAVALIGLFLLIGALSVHRTMSAWTEARIEADLHQRARLVEAALPATSALPHDDDPGLQATVDRLSQASQTRITLIAADGQVLADSHLETDEAIEDHANRPEVVAATTSGFGRARRHSESLGTDLLYVAIPASRTDFDGVVRLSVPLDEIDQVLNRLRTVALFGALAGLVIAIFLSSIATRLMSGTLQELLTHARGATDEDEDALEAHAPDNSPPSSRSVRQLTEALERSVGSLAQERDRFGAVLNGMSEGVVATDAHLTVTLINRAARALLGLERDARGRDLSDLMPPATLEQLTEAARRGRGISAEFQLASPLMRTILVRAAWSHTGPGLILVLHDVTELRRLETVRRDFVANVSHELRTPVAVIQANSETLLSGALDDPDAARTFTRGIHRNAERLTRLIADLLDIARLEAEQANLAPRPLGARAAVLEAREALHAADDVSFSLEIDPKLTVLADPRALDQVLVNLLDNAIKHLPEPGPIIVRAHTPADSDHVRFEVIDQGPGIDPRHHQRLFERFYRVDKGRATHMGGTGLGLSIVKHLISAQGGQVGYEPNHPHGSIFWFTLPAAPPATSAAR; encoded by the coding sequence GTGTTTCTAACCTTTCGAAGCAAAATCTTCGCGATCGCGGTCGCGCTCATCGGGCTCTTCCTGCTCATCGGCGCGCTCTCGGTGCATCGCACGATGAGCGCGTGGACCGAAGCCCGCATCGAAGCCGACCTCCACCAGCGCGCGCGCCTGGTGGAGGCCGCGCTTCCCGCCACCAGCGCGCTGCCGCACGATGACGATCCCGGCCTCCAGGCCACCGTCGATCGCCTGAGTCAGGCCTCCCAGACACGCATCACCCTGATCGCCGCCGACGGCCAGGTGTTGGCCGACTCCCATCTGGAAACCGACGAAGCGATCGAAGATCACGCCAACCGCCCCGAAGTCGTCGCGGCGACCACCTCGGGGTTTGGGCGCGCCCGGCGTCATAGCGAGTCGCTCGGCACCGACCTGCTCTACGTGGCGATCCCGGCCTCCCGGACCGACTTCGACGGGGTGGTCCGCCTCTCGGTACCCCTGGATGAGATCGATCAGGTGCTCAACCGCCTGCGCACCGTGGCCCTCTTTGGCGCCCTGGCCGGCCTGGTGATCGCGATCTTTTTGAGCAGCATCGCCACCCGGCTGATGTCCGGCACCCTGCAAGAGTTGCTGACCCATGCCCGCGGAGCCACCGACGAAGACGAGGACGCGCTGGAAGCCCACGCCCCCGATAACTCGCCACCCAGTTCCCGCTCGGTACGCCAGCTCACCGAAGCGCTGGAGCGCAGCGTCGGCTCGCTGGCCCAGGAGCGCGATCGCTTCGGAGCGGTCCTCAATGGCATGTCCGAAGGCGTGGTGGCCACCGACGCCCACCTCACGGTGACGCTGATCAACCGGGCCGCCCGCGCGCTCCTCGGCTTAGAGCGCGACGCCCGGGGCCGCGATCTCTCCGACCTGATGCCCCCGGCCACCCTGGAACAACTCACCGAGGCCGCGCGCCGCGGACGCGGCATCTCCGCCGAGTTCCAGCTCGCCTCCCCCCTGATGCGCACGATCCTGGTCCGGGCCGCCTGGTCGCACACCGGCCCGGGCCTCATCCTGGTCCTTCACGACGTCACCGAACTGCGCCGCCTGGAGACCGTACGCCGCGACTTCGTGGCCAACGTCTCCCACGAGCTGCGCACCCCGGTGGCCGTCATCCAGGCCAATAGCGAAACCCTCCTCAGCGGCGCGCTGGATGACCCCGACGCCGCCCGCACCTTCACCCGCGGCATTCACCGCAACGCCGAGCGCCTCACGCGTCTGATCGCCGATCTCCTCGACATCGCCCGCCTGGAGGCCGAGCAGGCCAACCTGGCGCCCAGGCCCCTTGGCGCCCGGGCCGCGGTCCTCGAAGCCCGCGAGGCCCTCCACGCTGCCGACGACGTCTCCTTCTCCCTGGAGATCGATCCGAAGCTCACCGTCCTGGCCGATCCCCGCGCCCTGGATCAGGTCCTGGTCAACCTGCTCGATAACGCCATCAAGCACCTCCCGGAGCCCGGCCCCATCATCGTGCGCGCCCACACCCCCGCCGACTCCGACCACGTGCGCTTCGAAGTCATCGATCAGGGCCCGGGCATCGATCCGCGCCATCACCAGCGCCTCTTCGAGCGCTTCTACCGGGTTGATAAGGGGCGAGCCACGCATATGGGTGGCACCGGCCTGGGGCTCTCGATTGTCAAACACCTGATCAGCGCCCAGGGCGGGCAGGTGGGCTATGAGCCCAACCACCCCCACGGCTCAATCTTCTGGTTCACGCTGCCGGCGGCCCCCCCCGCTACGAGCGCGGCGCGCTGA